From Magnetococcales bacterium:
GTTCCGCCTTGATCGTCATTCCCGCCGAGGACCGGAAAGTACAGGTGTCGGCTCGGAATCTTCCCGGGATTTCGGTTATTCGGGCAGAGGGGGTCAACGTTTATGACCTGCTGCGGCACGAAAAAGTGATCATGACCGAGGCTGCGTTGAATAAAATCGAGGAGAGGCTGGCATGAGCGACGCATTGACCTTGTTTGGGGTCTTGCAGGCTCCCGTGGTGACCGAAAAATCGACGATGGTCATGGCCAAGGGGAACCAGGTGGTATTCAAGGTAGCGACCTGGGCTAACAAACCCCAGATCAAGGCGGCTGTTGAGTCGTTGTTTAAAGTGACGGTTCTTGATGTCAAGACCCTCAACATGATCGGCAAGGAGAAGCGTTTCGGCAAGACGGTCGGACGCCGGAGTGATTGGAAAAAAGCCATTGTTCGTTTGGCCGAAGGCCAGTCGATCGATTTCTTCGAGAAGGGATAACCCGAATTCGGGAGGCCACGCATGGCACTCAGGAATTACAAGCCCACCTCCCCCGGGCGACGTCAGCTGATTACCGTCGACTATTCCGGGTTGTCGAAGGAGGGGCCGGAAAAGAGTCTTCTTGCCCCTTTGCCAAGTCGGGGCGGCAGGAATAATTACGGTCGCACAACGGTACGCCATCAGGGTGGTGGTCATAAGCGGCGCTACCGCATTGTCGATTTCAAACGCGACAAGCATGGTATCCCGGCCAAGGTGGCCAGTATCGAATATGACCCGAACCGGACAGCGTTCATTGCATTGCTGGCTTACGCCGATGGTGAAAAAAGGTATATTCTGGCCCCACAAAGGT
This genomic window contains:
- the rplW gene encoding 50S ribosomal protein L23 encodes the protein MSDALTLFGVLQAPVVTEKSTMVMAKGNQVVFKVATWANKPQIKAAVESLFKVTVLDVKTLNMIGKEKRFGKTVGRRSDWKKAIVRLAEGQSIDFFEKG